A section of the Phaseolus vulgaris cultivar G19833 chromosome 8, P. vulgaris v2.0, whole genome shotgun sequence genome encodes:
- the LOC137825068 gene encoding uncharacterized mitochondrial protein AtMg00810-like, translating into MCEAFVAAMKSEFEMSMLGEMNFFLGLQVKQLKDGIFINQAKYCKELLKKFDMDQCKAINTPISTSCQLDQDCAGKSVDQSKYRGLIGSLLYLTASRPDIMFVVCLCARYQSDPKESHYNAAKRILKYWQGSKDVGLWLQGR; encoded by the exons ATGTGTGAAGCTTTTGTTGCTGCAATGAAGAGTgaatttgagatgtcaatgttggGAGagatgaatttcttccttggactacaagtaaaacaactcaaggatggaatcttCATAAATCAAGCGAAGTACTGCAAGGAGTTGCTTAAGaagtttgatatggatcaatgcaaagcaatcaacactcctatttcaacaagctgccagctggatcaagattgtgcaggaaaatcagtggatcaatcaaaatataggggtttaattggttccttattatactTAACCGCTAgtaggcctgacattatgtttgttgtatgtttatgtgctagataccaatctgatccaaaggaatcacactacaatgcagcaaagagaattctgaaatactgGCAAGGGTCTAAGGATGTTGGActatg gttgcaaggtcgatag